A single Cellulomonas sp. SLBN-39 DNA region contains:
- a CDS encoding GatB/YqeY domain-containing protein, translating into MLGHVLGCALVVGLVVVVPGTAASAIDATEGLRVEDGTTYRLDLAGSVVHVEHVATITHEMSAQYYFPDHWVPVMAGAVGVTATADDGTVLPVTMEPGDDVVRWAAVDLRPDLQAGQTRTVRVTYDLPAQEPRNPSFAQVNPAYATFPLFTAADPGLGSVRVEVPAGVDASVVGDGLERTVDDDGTQVWTADGIEDSTWWANVVAHDDAELAQELVFFNDIGVKVQAWPGDTAWLDLTTDLVERGLPVLRETIGRPWGTDGQLTVRETSTPYVYGYGGWYQHEESLIEVGDALDAHVVLHEMSHAWFNHELFDGRWINEALADELAAVTMTEIGMDRPVPDPVDPGSAAALPLNAWEDVDLGAPDAEETEEYGYGASFWLGHALVDEIGVETTGQVLAAAWDRDPTYPAATDESRHPHAIGWQGFLDLLEGVGGSTRATQLYRDLVVTDEQQALLDERAQAREAYAALVERGAGWAPPAALRDAMAAWEFDDAQALTPRVGKLLSAREALDADLAAIDLTAPAALRRTFETSTDLAALHRTLADVRDAARSVARADAARADAGPLAVVGLALHDVDGDAAAARTALAAGDWEGATRAADAADAGASGAARDGGLLVLLLVVLAAAASSVVVVRRRRRAVAPATGAGVEVGAAGAVVAEVGAADGTAVGNDAAPAAPAGDDGAMSQTLSTLTADLTTAMKARDELRRDTLRQVIAAVRTEAKAGDVERELGEDEVLQVLAREVKKRRDTAETYTQVGATDRAERETAEAEIISTYLPARLTEAELEALVRDAVAEVGATSMRDMGAVMKVATERAGTSADGRTLSALVRQALAG; encoded by the coding sequence ATGCTGGGACACGTCCTCGGCTGCGCCCTCGTCGTCGGCCTCGTGGTCGTCGTGCCGGGGACCGCGGCCTCCGCGATCGACGCCACGGAGGGCCTGCGCGTCGAGGACGGCACCACGTACCGGCTGGACCTGGCGGGGTCGGTCGTGCACGTGGAGCACGTCGCGACGATCACGCACGAGATGTCCGCGCAGTACTACTTCCCCGACCACTGGGTGCCCGTGATGGCCGGGGCCGTGGGCGTGACGGCCACGGCCGACGACGGCACGGTGCTGCCCGTGACCATGGAGCCGGGCGACGACGTGGTCCGCTGGGCGGCCGTCGACCTGCGCCCGGACCTGCAGGCGGGGCAGACCCGGACGGTGCGCGTCACGTACGACCTGCCCGCGCAGGAGCCGCGCAACCCGTCGTTCGCGCAGGTCAACCCCGCGTACGCGACGTTCCCGCTGTTCACGGCGGCCGATCCCGGGCTCGGCTCGGTGCGGGTGGAGGTCCCCGCGGGCGTGGACGCGTCCGTGGTCGGCGACGGCCTGGAGCGCACGGTCGACGACGACGGCACGCAGGTGTGGACCGCCGACGGGATCGAGGACAGCACCTGGTGGGCGAACGTCGTGGCGCACGACGACGCCGAGCTGGCGCAGGAGCTGGTGTTCTTCAACGACATCGGCGTCAAGGTGCAGGCCTGGCCGGGCGACACCGCGTGGCTCGACCTGACGACCGACCTGGTCGAGCGGGGCCTGCCGGTGCTGCGCGAGACGATCGGCCGGCCGTGGGGCACGGACGGGCAGCTGACCGTCCGGGAGACCTCCACGCCGTACGTGTACGGCTACGGCGGCTGGTACCAGCACGAGGAGTCCCTCATCGAGGTCGGCGACGCCCTCGACGCGCACGTCGTGCTGCACGAGATGTCGCACGCGTGGTTCAACCACGAGCTGTTCGACGGCCGGTGGATCAACGAGGCCCTCGCCGACGAGCTCGCGGCGGTCACGATGACCGAGATCGGCATGGACCGCCCCGTGCCCGACCCCGTCGACCCCGGGTCGGCGGCCGCGCTGCCGCTGAACGCGTGGGAGGACGTCGACCTCGGGGCCCCCGACGCGGAGGAGACCGAGGAGTACGGGTACGGCGCGTCGTTCTGGCTCGGGCACGCGCTCGTCGACGAGATCGGCGTCGAGACGACCGGACAGGTGCTGGCCGCCGCCTGGGACCGCGACCCCACGTACCCGGCCGCCACGGACGAGTCGCGCCACCCGCACGCGATCGGCTGGCAGGGCTTCCTCGACCTGCTCGAGGGCGTCGGCGGCTCGACCCGTGCGACGCAGCTGTACCGGGACCTCGTGGTGACCGACGAGCAGCAGGCGCTGCTGGACGAGCGGGCGCAGGCGCGCGAGGCGTACGCCGCGCTGGTCGAGCGCGGCGCCGGCTGGGCGCCGCCGGCGGCGCTGCGGGACGCCATGGCGGCCTGGGAGTTCGACGACGCGCAGGCCCTGACCCCGCGGGTCGGCAAGCTGCTGTCGGCGCGGGAGGCCCTCGACGCCGACCTGGCCGCGATCGACCTGACCGCCCCGGCGGCGTTGCGGCGGACGTTCGAGACGAGCACCGACCTCGCCGCGCTGCACCGCACGCTCGCCGACGTGCGGGACGCCGCGCGGTCCGTCGCCCGGGCCGACGCCGCCCGCGCGGACGCCGGCCCGCTGGCGGTGGTGGGCCTCGCGCTGCACGACGTCGACGGCGACGCCGCCGCGGCCCGCACCGCGCTCGCCGCCGGCGACTGGGAGGGCGCCACCCGGGCAGCCGACGCCGCCGACGCCGGTGCGTCCGGCGCCGCCCGCGACGGCGGCCTGCTGGTGCTGCTGCTCGTGGTCCTCGCCGCCGCGGCGTCGTCGGTCGTCGTGGTGCGCCGCCGCCGGCGCGCCGTGGCCCCCGCGACGGGCGCCGGGGTCGAGGTCGGCGCAGCGGGCGCCGTCGTCGCCGAGGTCGGCGCAGCGGACGGGACGGCTGTCGGAAATGACGCCGCGCCCGCGGCCCCCGCGGGGGACGATGGGGCCATGAGCCAGACCCTGAGCACCCTGACCGCCGACCTCACCACCGCCATGAAGGCCCGCGACGAGCTGCGCCGCGACACCCTGCGCCAGGTCATCGCGGCCGTGCGCACCGAGGCGAAGGCCGGTGACGTCGAGCGCGAGCTCGGCGAGGACGAGGTGCTGCAGGTCCTGGCGCGCGAGGTCAAGAAGCGCCGCGACACCGCCGAGACGTACACGCAGGTCGGTGCGACGGACCGGGCCGAGCGCGAGACCGCGGAGGCGGAGATCATCTCGACCTACCTGCCCGCCCGCCTGACCGAGGCGGAGCTGGAGGCCCTGGTCCGCGACGCGGTGGCCGAGGTCGGCGCGACGAGCATGCGCGACATGGGCGCGGTGATGAAGGTCGCCACCGAGCGTGCGGGCACGTCCGCCGACGGGCGCACGCTGTCGGCGCTGGTCCGGCAGGCCCTGGCCGGCTGA
- a CDS encoding TPM domain-containing protein: protein MRPATPAPPAARTSPARTSGGTWSARVLRGGAVAVAAGALLAPGAAVAAPPLDLVDEVTDEAGVLGDRTDEVRSAVDALADRTPYQLFVVYVDTFDDLDPAAWADATAQASDLGRDDVLLAVAVESRRYQVSVDDAIGLTDAQLDRVQTDRIEPALREDDWAGAAVAAAQGYEEEVAGEGRAGRVLLGILAGAVLVAAAAWGFVAWRRRRAAAADLDALAGRAGQALVAADDAVQASATELGFADAQLGPDAVGPFVAALDEARALLAQAFEAQHGLDDGADLPDAERHARLTRVLALCDQVDDVLDAQTDALARLRDLHARAPQVLDELAARADALDARTATARTVLDRIAAHHAASVVAPVADHAGTAAAQVAHARDAVAQGRAVLDADRPAAVLRAGDAEGALAGATALLDAVDHLAAELAAAPARIDAAVTSISSDVDDAARLAPTDPQVGAAVADARAAVAHAQASRTAGDPPAALHRLADAEARLDALLAPARAQAEALARARERLPVLLAQGDASARSGADLLATQRSAVGAGARTRFAEGQRLLTEAHAAAPVDPVTAATLADRAVALLAEAHRAARADLDAARRATAPSSVGGWSTGATWGGSGGGWSGGGSSRRSSGSARRTSSTSRRSSSSSSRRSTPGRSASSRSSGRRGGGGRF from the coding sequence ATGCGCCCAGCGACGCCCGCCCCGCCGGCGGCCCGCACGTCACCGGCCCGGACGTCCGGCGGCACCTGGTCGGCGCGGGTGCTGCGCGGCGGTGCCGTCGCGGTCGCGGCCGGTGCGCTGCTCGCCCCCGGCGCCGCGGTCGCCGCGCCGCCCCTCGACCTCGTGGACGAGGTCACCGACGAGGCCGGCGTCCTCGGCGACCGCACCGACGAGGTCCGGTCCGCGGTCGACGCGCTCGCCGACCGGACGCCGTACCAGCTGTTCGTCGTCTACGTCGACACGTTCGACGACCTCGACCCGGCCGCGTGGGCCGACGCGACCGCGCAGGCCTCGGACCTGGGCCGCGACGACGTGCTCCTCGCGGTCGCCGTGGAGTCCCGCCGCTACCAGGTGTCCGTCGACGACGCGATCGGGCTCACCGACGCCCAGCTCGACCGCGTGCAGACCGACCGCATCGAGCCCGCGCTGCGCGAGGACGACTGGGCGGGCGCCGCGGTCGCCGCCGCGCAGGGGTACGAGGAGGAGGTCGCGGGGGAGGGACGCGCGGGCCGGGTGCTGCTCGGGATCCTCGCCGGTGCGGTCCTGGTGGCCGCTGCCGCCTGGGGGTTCGTCGCGTGGCGCCGCCGGCGCGCCGCCGCGGCCGACCTCGACGCCCTCGCGGGCCGCGCCGGGCAGGCTCTCGTCGCGGCCGACGACGCGGTGCAGGCCAGCGCCACCGAGCTCGGGTTCGCCGACGCGCAGCTCGGACCGGACGCCGTCGGCCCGTTCGTCGCGGCCCTCGACGAGGCGCGGGCGCTGCTCGCGCAGGCGTTCGAGGCGCAGCACGGCCTGGACGACGGCGCGGACCTGCCCGACGCCGAGCGGCACGCGCGCCTGACGCGGGTGCTCGCGCTGTGCGACCAGGTCGACGACGTCCTCGACGCCCAGACCGACGCGCTCGCCCGGCTGCGCGACCTGCACGCCCGCGCCCCCCAGGTGCTCGACGAGCTCGCCGCCCGCGCCGACGCGCTCGACGCGCGCACCGCGACCGCCCGCACCGTGCTCGACCGCATCGCCGCCCACCACGCCGCGAGCGTCGTCGCCCCGGTCGCCGACCACGCGGGCACCGCCGCCGCGCAGGTCGCGCACGCCCGCGACGCCGTCGCGCAGGGCCGTGCGGTCCTCGACGCCGACCGACCGGCGGCCGTGCTCCGCGCCGGGGACGCCGAGGGCGCGCTCGCCGGCGCCACCGCGCTGCTCGACGCGGTCGACCACCTCGCCGCCGAGCTGGCCGCCGCGCCCGCCCGCATCGACGCGGCCGTCACGTCGATCAGCTCCGACGTCGACGACGCCGCGCGCCTCGCCCCCACGGACCCGCAGGTCGGCGCTGCCGTCGCCGACGCCCGCGCAGCCGTCGCGCACGCGCAGGCGTCCCGCACCGCCGGCGACCCGCCCGCCGCCCTGCACCGGCTGGCCGACGCCGAGGCCCGGCTCGACGCGCTCCTGGCCCCCGCCCGTGCGCAGGCCGAGGCCCTGGCGCGCGCCCGGGAGCGGCTGCCCGTGCTGCTCGCGCAGGGCGACGCGTCGGCGCGCTCCGGGGCCGACCTGCTCGCCACGCAGCGGTCCGCCGTCGGTGCGGGTGCCCGCACGCGGTTCGCGGAGGGCCAGCGCCTGCTGACCGAGGCGCACGCCGCCGCACCGGTCGACCCCGTGACCGCCGCGACGCTGGCGGACCGGGCCGTGGCCCTGCTCGCCGAGGCGCACCGCGCGGCGCGCGCGGACCTCGACGCGGCCCGGCGCGCCACCGCGCCGAGCAGCGTCGGCGGCTGGTCCACGGGTGCCACGTGGGGCGGGTCGGGGGGCGGCTGGAGCGGCGGCGGGTCGTCCCGCCGGTCCTCCGGCTCGGCGCGCCGCACGTCGAGCACGTCGCGCCGCTCGTCGTCCTCGTCGTCGCGCCGCAGCACCCCGGGCCGCAGCGCGTCGAGCCGGAGCAGCGGCCGTCGCGGCGGCGGCGGCCGTTTCTGA
- a CDS encoding Pls/PosA family non-ribosomal peptide synthetase, with protein MSSEDGRVRGGALRAGDRAADARTLVDVFAATVAAHPSAVAIDDGDEELTYAALAEAVAARARRLAAVGVVPGARVGVRASSGTVGLYVSVLAVLHAGAAYVPVDADEPDERARAVFAEAGVAVVLGDGPEPVGPDGRVLGPPPRPVRGGRPTPPTPAHDAWVIFTSGSTGRPKGVAVSHRSAAAFVDAEARLFLPDAPLGPGDRVLAGLSVAFDASCEEMWLAWRSGATLVPAPRALVRAGLELGPWLVEREITVVSTVPTLAGLWPVDALDAVRLLIFGGEAVPPELAERLWRPHRQTWNTYGPTEATVVACAALLKPDGPVRIGLPLDGWDLAVVGPDGTEVDDGQTGELVIGGVGVARYLDATLDAQRFAPHPALGPGRAYRTGDLVVRDETGLLFVGRADDQVKVNGHRIELAEVDAALASLDGVVASAAAVRRTAAGTALLVGYVVLAPGTRAGDLPARLRELLPGSMVPLVAAVDEIPTRTSGKVDRDALPWPLPDLGTPAGTLTGTAAWVAEQWAGVVGVPPTDPDDEFFAQGGSSLTAAQLVSALRTRYPAVTVAAVYENPTLGELAAHLDTLAPADATPGAVRAVAPVPRTTQVVQLLVVLAVRTLVALRWLTALAALNLVATWAWAPAWALPVPWWAVLAGWVLTVSPLGRLGVPALVARALLRGVTPGTYPRGGSVHLRIWAAERVADGVGALTPATAPFVGLYARALGVRVGADVDLHAAPPVTGLLTLGPRCAVEPEVDLAGHWVDGDVLHVGRIEIGADATVGARSVLYPGARVGRGTDVAAGSAVHGRTGDDEYWSGSPARRVREARHPWPAHRPDGLPPALWLVAIAAAGALVAVLPVLAVGVGLLVVGAAVHDATTLADVARGALVALVPALLAAYATYALLVVAAVRGAGAGLREGFHSARSRAALQAWTVERLMDAARTVLFPLYSSVATPAWLRLLGARVGHGTEISTVIGLPSMMRLKDGAFLADDTMVAPYELGGGWVRVAVAKVGRRAFVGNSGMTAPGRTVPKNGLVAVLSATPRRARAGSSWIGSPPVLLPRAATLDDPGRTYEPPTRLRVARGAVEAARVVPAAVVALLGLGVLLTLQVLVREAGWGVAAALGGAVLVGAGALAGIVTIVAKWLLVGRFRTGDHPLWSGPVWRGELADTFTELVAAPFLADPGTGTVALVWWLRGMGARIGRGVWCQSYWLPEADLVELGDGATVGTGCVVQTHLFHDRVMSLDVARLDAGATLGPHGVVLPAARVGAGATVGPASLVLRGEHVPAGSRWVGNPIAPWTSDPSAA; from the coding sequence GTGAGCAGCGAGGACGGTCGGGTCAGGGGCGGGGCGCTGCGCGCGGGGGACCGGGCGGCGGACGCCCGCACCCTCGTGGACGTGTTCGCCGCGACCGTGGCCGCCCACCCGTCGGCCGTCGCGATCGACGACGGCGACGAGGAGCTGACGTACGCGGCCCTCGCCGAGGCCGTCGCGGCACGGGCCCGCCGGCTCGCGGCGGTCGGGGTGGTGCCGGGTGCACGCGTGGGGGTGCGGGCGTCGTCGGGGACCGTCGGGCTGTACGTGTCGGTGCTCGCCGTGCTGCACGCGGGCGCGGCGTACGTGCCGGTGGACGCCGACGAGCCCGACGAGCGGGCCCGCGCGGTGTTCGCGGAGGCCGGGGTCGCGGTGGTCCTGGGCGACGGGCCCGAGCCGGTGGGCCCGGACGGTCGGGTGCTCGGCCCGCCGCCGCGGCCCGTGCGCGGGGGCCGCCCGACGCCGCCGACGCCCGCGCACGACGCCTGGGTCATCTTCACGTCCGGGTCGACGGGCCGGCCCAAGGGGGTGGCCGTCTCGCACCGCAGCGCGGCGGCGTTCGTCGACGCCGAGGCGCGGCTGTTCCTGCCCGACGCGCCCCTCGGCCCGGGCGACCGGGTGCTGGCGGGACTGTCGGTGGCGTTCGACGCGTCGTGCGAGGAGATGTGGCTCGCGTGGCGCTCGGGCGCGACCCTCGTGCCGGCGCCGCGCGCCCTGGTGCGGGCCGGCCTCGAGCTCGGGCCGTGGCTCGTCGAGCGGGAGATCACCGTGGTCTCGACCGTGCCGACGCTCGCCGGCCTGTGGCCCGTCGACGCCCTGGACGCCGTGCGGCTGCTGATCTTCGGCGGCGAGGCCGTGCCGCCCGAGCTCGCCGAGCGCCTGTGGCGCCCGCACCGGCAGACGTGGAACACGTACGGGCCCACCGAGGCCACGGTCGTGGCGTGCGCGGCCCTGCTCAAGCCCGACGGGCCTGTGCGGATCGGCCTGCCCCTGGACGGGTGGGACCTCGCGGTCGTCGGACCCGACGGCACCGAGGTCGACGACGGGCAGACCGGTGAGCTCGTCATCGGCGGCGTCGGCGTGGCCCGCTACCTCGACGCCACGCTCGACGCCCAGCGGTTCGCCCCGCACCCCGCGCTCGGGCCGGGCCGGGCCTACCGCACGGGCGACCTCGTGGTCCGTGACGAGACCGGTCTGCTGTTCGTGGGCCGCGCCGACGACCAGGTGAAGGTCAACGGGCACCGCATCGAGCTCGCCGAGGTCGACGCCGCGCTGGCGTCCCTCGACGGGGTCGTGGCCTCCGCGGCCGCCGTGCGCCGCACCGCCGCGGGCACGGCGCTGCTCGTCGGGTACGTCGTGCTCGCGCCCGGCACCCGGGCCGGCGACCTGCCCGCCCGGCTGCGCGAGCTCCTGCCCGGCTCCATGGTCCCGCTCGTCGCGGCCGTCGACGAGATCCCCACCCGCACCTCCGGCAAGGTCGACCGCGACGCCCTGCCCTGGCCCCTGCCCGACCTCGGCACCCCCGCCGGGACGCTCACGGGCACCGCGGCGTGGGTCGCCGAGCAGTGGGCCGGCGTCGTCGGGGTGCCCCCCACCGACCCCGACGACGAGTTCTTCGCCCAGGGCGGGTCCTCGCTGACCGCCGCCCAGCTCGTGTCCGCGCTGCGCACGCGGTACCCGGCCGTCACCGTCGCCGCCGTCTACGAGAACCCCACGCTCGGCGAGCTCGCCGCGCACCTCGACACGCTCGCCCCCGCCGACGCCACGCCCGGTGCCGTCCGCGCGGTGGCCCCCGTGCCCCGCACCACCCAGGTGGTCCAGCTCCTCGTCGTCCTGGCCGTGCGCACCCTCGTCGCCCTGCGCTGGCTGACCGCCCTCGCCGCGCTGAACCTCGTGGCGACCTGGGCGTGGGCCCCCGCGTGGGCGCTGCCCGTGCCGTGGTGGGCCGTGCTCGCCGGGTGGGTGCTCACCGTCAGCCCCCTCGGCCGGCTCGGCGTGCCCGCCCTCGTCGCCCGCGCCCTGCTGCGCGGCGTGACGCCCGGCACCTACCCCCGCGGCGGGTCCGTGCACCTGCGCATCTGGGCCGCCGAGCGCGTCGCCGACGGCGTCGGCGCCCTCACCCCCGCCACCGCGCCCTTCGTCGGCCTGTACGCCCGCGCGCTGGGCGTGCGCGTCGGCGCCGACGTCGACCTGCACGCCGCCCCGCCCGTCACCGGCCTGCTCACCCTCGGCCCCCGGTGCGCGGTCGAGCCCGAGGTCGACCTCGCCGGGCACTGGGTCGACGGCGACGTGCTGCACGTGGGCCGCATCGAGATCGGCGCCGACGCGACCGTCGGCGCCCGCAGCGTCCTCTACCCCGGCGCCCGCGTGGGTCGCGGCACCGACGTCGCCGCCGGGTCCGCCGTGCACGGGCGCACCGGCGACGACGAGTACTGGTCCGGCTCGCCCGCCCGACGCGTGCGCGAGGCCCGGCACCCCTGGCCCGCCCACCGGCCCGACGGCCTGCCGCCCGCGCTGTGGCTCGTCGCCATCGCCGCCGCCGGAGCCCTCGTCGCGGTGCTGCCCGTGCTGGCCGTCGGCGTCGGCCTGCTCGTCGTGGGCGCGGCCGTGCACGACGCCACGACGCTCGCCGACGTCGCCCGCGGCGCCCTCGTCGCGCTCGTCCCCGCGCTGCTGGCCGCCTACGCCACCTACGCGCTGCTCGTCGTGGCCGCCGTGCGCGGGGCCGGCGCCGGGCTGCGCGAGGGGTTCCACTCCGCGCGCTCGCGGGCCGCGCTGCAGGCGTGGACGGTCGAGCGGCTCATGGACGCGGCCCGCACCGTCCTGTTCCCGCTGTACTCGTCCGTGGCGACGCCCGCGTGGCTGCGGCTGCTCGGCGCGCGCGTCGGGCACGGCACGGAGATCTCCACCGTCATCGGCCTGCCGTCGATGATGCGCCTCAAGGACGGGGCGTTCCTCGCCGACGACACGATGGTCGCGCCCTACGAGCTCGGCGGCGGCTGGGTGCGGGTCGCGGTCGCGAAGGTCGGCCGGCGGGCCTTCGTCGGCAACTCCGGCATGACCGCACCCGGTCGCACGGTGCCCAAGAACGGCCTCGTGGCCGTGCTGTCCGCGACGCCGCGCCGCGCCCGCGCCGGCTCGAGCTGGATCGGCTCCCCGCCGGTGCTGCTGCCGCGCGCCGCGACCCTCGACGACCCCGGGCGCACCTACGAGCCGCCGACCCGGCTGCGGGTCGCGCGCGGCGCGGTCGAGGCGGCCCGCGTGGTGCCCGCGGCCGTGGTCGCGCTGCTGGGCCTGGGCGTGCTGCTCACCCTCCAGGTGCTGGTGCGCGAGGCCGGCTGGGGCGTGGCCGCGGCGCTCGGCGGCGCGGTCCTCGTCGGCGCGGGTGCACTGGCCGGGATCGTGACGATCGTCGCGAAGTGGCTGCTCGTGGGCCGGTTCCGCACCGGCGACCACCCGCTGTGGAGCGGGCCCGTGTGGCGCGGCGAGCTCGCGGACACCTTCACCGAGCTCGTCGCGGCGCCGTTCCTGGCGGACCCGGGCACCGGTACCGTCGCCCTGGTGTGGTGGCTGCGAGGGATGGGTGCGCGCATCGGGCGCGGCGTGTGGTGCCAGAGCTACTGGCTGCCCGAGGCCGACCTCGTCGAGCTCGGCGACGGCGCGACCGTCGGCACCGGCTGCGTCGTGCAGACCCACCTCTTCCACGACCGGGTGATGAGCCTGGACGTGGCCCGCCTCGATGCCGGCGCCACCCTCGGCCCGCACGGCGTGGTGCTGCCGGCGGCACGGGTGGGCGCCGGCGCGACCGTCGGCCCCGCGTCGCTGGTGCTGCGCGGCGAGCACGTGCCCGCCGGGTCGCGGTGGGTCGGCAACCCCATCGCCCCCTGGACATCCGACCCGTCCGCCGCATGA
- a CDS encoding sigma-70 family RNA polymerase sigma factor — protein sequence MTTTTASAMPADLENLVVTTMPVVTHEVNALLSRMPAHVQRQDLISAGHLALVRAARAYDPSTNVPFARYAALRVRGALIDELRSMDWISRGARTRAKTVVQAADVLSSTLGRTPTREEVAQATGMAVDQVTAARDIAQTRLLSIDAIVTEEAYDPVDDALLPEDVAIQGERLEYLRAAVTSLPENLRVVVEGLFFQDRTCADVADELGVTQSRISQMRSQALSMLRDGMNTHLDPHLVEKSDRPGGVADRRRQEYFAEVAARAARAARGPLVGFVPTQASAVRTTGELVAAG from the coding sequence ATGACCACGACCACTGCCTCCGCCATGCCCGCAGACCTCGAGAACCTCGTCGTCACGACGATGCCCGTGGTCACGCACGAGGTGAACGCCCTGCTCAGCCGCATGCCGGCGCACGTGCAGCGGCAGGACCTCATCTCCGCCGGCCACCTGGCGCTCGTCCGGGCCGCCCGGGCGTACGACCCGTCGACGAACGTCCCGTTCGCCCGCTACGCCGCCCTGCGGGTCCGCGGCGCGCTCATCGACGAGCTCCGCTCGATGGACTGGATCTCCCGCGGCGCCCGCACCCGGGCCAAGACGGTCGTGCAGGCCGCCGACGTCCTGTCGAGCACGCTGGGCCGCACGCCCACCCGTGAGGAGGTCGCCCAGGCCACCGGCATGGCCGTCGACCAGGTCACGGCCGCCCGCGACATCGCGCAGACCCGCCTGCTGAGCATCGACGCGATCGTCACCGAGGAGGCGTACGACCCGGTCGACGACGCGCTCCTGCCCGAGGACGTCGCCATCCAGGGTGAGCGGCTGGAGTACCTGCGGGCCGCCGTGACGAGCCTGCCCGAGAACCTGCGGGTCGTCGTCGAGGGCCTGTTCTTCCAGGACCGCACCTGCGCCGACGTCGCCGACGAGCTCGGTGTCACGCAGTCGCGGATCAGCCAGATGCGCTCGCAGGCGCTGAGCATGCTGCGCGACGGCATGAACACGCACCTCGACCCGCACCTGGTCGAGAAGTCGGACCGCCCCGGCGGTGTCGCCGACCGTCGCCGCCAGGAGTACTTCGCCGAGGTCGCCGCCCGCGCGGCCCGTGCCGCCCGCGGCCCGCTGGTCGGCTTCGTCCCGACGCAGGCGTCGGCCGTGCGCACGACCGGGGAGCTCGTCGCCGCCGGCTGA
- a CDS encoding lycopene cyclase domain-containing protein: MGLVYLTCLLVSLGCLGLVDHRWRLFVWRDPRRALVVLAVGIGFFLAWDVVGITTGIFFRGVGSHLMTGVLVGPELPLEEVFFLLLLCWCTMLSVSGAHRVLTLRRRAQAPGSATGKVRGA, translated from the coding sequence GTGGGTCTGGTCTACCTGACGTGCCTGCTGGTCTCGCTCGGGTGCCTGGGGCTCGTGGACCACCGGTGGCGGCTGTTCGTGTGGCGCGACCCGCGCCGGGCGCTGGTCGTGCTGGCCGTCGGCATCGGGTTCTTCCTCGCCTGGGACGTCGTCGGCATCACCACGGGGATCTTCTTCCGCGGCGTGGGCTCGCACCTCATGACGGGTGTGCTGGTGGGCCCCGAGCTGCCGCTGGAGGAGGTGTTCTTCCTGCTGCTGCTGTGCTGGTGCACGATGCTGTCCGTCAGCGGGGCGCACCGGGTGCTCACGCTCCGGCGGCGCGCGCAGGCGCCCGGGAGCGCGACCGGGAAGGTGCGCGGCGCATGA
- a CDS encoding M1 family metallopeptidase, translating into MTAARTDPYRPWRGSPDVHVQHYDLDLRYRVATNRLTARAVLTVVPLADVDEVVLELRGPRVGGVTVAGAVLARSAHRDGLLRLRLAGPAPAGEPLTVTVDYAGRPAPVRSPWGPVGWEELDDGVLVANQPTGAPSWFPCVDRPDLAATYRTAVSVEKPYRAVAHGALTSVTARAGTTTWVYEQRVPTATYLATVQVGRYDEHRLTDGPVPQLLVTAGPCAAEARRAFAGHGAIMDHHVQVFGPYPFDAYTLVVTPDTLEIPLEAQGMGIFGANHLHARGEDARLVPHELAHQWFGNSVRVASWQHIWLNEGPACYAEWRWSQASGGDGVDALARGWHARLRRRPQDLVLSDPGYDRIFDDRVYKRGALTLHALDHLLGRAAGDALLRGWTRAQAGRAVTTDDFRAHALAAAGPGRAADVADLLHRWLDEPALPPLPAAGAGA; encoded by the coding sequence ATGACGGCAGCCCGCACCGACCCCTACCGCCCCTGGCGCGGGTCGCCCGACGTGCACGTGCAGCACTACGACCTCGACCTGCGCTACCGCGTGGCGACCAACCGGCTCACGGCGCGGGCCGTGCTGACGGTCGTGCCGCTGGCCGACGTCGACGAGGTCGTCCTCGAGCTGCGGGGCCCGCGGGTCGGCGGGGTCACGGTGGCCGGTGCCGTGCTCGCCCGCTCGGCGCACCGCGACGGGCTGCTGCGCCTGCGCCTGGCCGGCCCCGCCCCGGCCGGCGAGCCCCTGACCGTGACGGTCGACTACGCCGGCCGGCCCGCCCCCGTGCGCAGCCCGTGGGGCCCCGTCGGCTGGGAGGAGCTCGACGACGGCGTGCTCGTCGCGAACCAGCCCACCGGCGCCCCCTCGTGGTTCCCGTGCGTCGACCGCCCCGACCTCGCCGCCACCTACCGCACGGCCGTCAGCGTCGAGAAGCCGTACCGCGCGGTCGCGCACGGCGCCCTGACGTCCGTGACCGCCCGTGCCGGCACCACGACCTGGGTGTACGAGCAGCGCGTGCCCACCGCCACCTACCTGGCGACCGTCCAGGTGGGCCGGTACGACGAGCACCGCCTCACCGACGGGCCCGTGCCGCAGCTGCTGGTCACCGCCGGCCCGTGCGCCGCCGAGGCGCGTCGGGCGTTCGCCGGGCACGGCGCGATCATGGACCACCACGTGCAGGTGTTCGGGCCCTACCCGTTCGACGCGTACACGCTCGTCGTCACGCCCGACACCCTGGAGATCCCGCTCGAGGCCCAGGGCATGGGGATCTTCGGCGCCAACCACCTGCACGCGCGCGGCGAGGACGCCCGGCTGGTGCCGCACGAGCTCGCGCACCAGTGGTTCGGCAACAGCGTCCGCGTGGCGTCCTGGCAGCACATCTGGCTCAACGAGGGGCCGGCCTGCTACGCCGAGTGGCGGTGGTCGCAGGCGTCCGGCGGCGACGGCGTCGACGCGCTCGCGCGCGGCTGGCACGCGCGCCTGCGCCGGCGTCCGCAGGACCTCGTGCTGTCGGACCCCGGGTACGACCGGATCTTCGACGACCGCGTCTACAAGCGCGGGGCCCTGACCCTGCACGCGCTGGACCACCTGCTCGGCCGGGCCGCCGGCGACGCCCTCCTGCGCGGGTGGACGCGGGCCCAGGCCGGGCGGGCCGTGACCACCGACGACTTCCGGGCGCACGCGCTCGCGGCGGCCGGGCCCGGCCGCGCCGCGGACGTGGCGGACCTGCTGCACCGGTGGCTCGACGAGCCGGCGCTGCCGCCGCTGCCCGCCGCGGGCGCCGGGGCCTGA